The proteins below are encoded in one region of Diceros bicornis minor isolate mBicDic1 chromosome 14, mDicBic1.mat.cur, whole genome shotgun sequence:
- the LOC131414149 gene encoding transmembrane protein 14C → MQKDSGPLVPLHWIGFGYAALVASGGIIGYVKAGSVPSLAAGLLFGGLAGLGAHQLSQDPRNIWVFLATSGTLAGIMGMRFYHSGKFMPAGLIAGASLLMVAKLGISLFSRPHQS, encoded by the exons ATGCAGAAGGACTCCGGCCCGCT agTGCCTTTACACTGGATTGGCTTTGGCTATGCAGCGCTGGTTGCTTCTGGTGGGATCATTGGTTATGTGAAAGCAG GCAGTGTCCCGTCCCTGGCTGCTGGGCTCCTCTTCGGTGGTTTAGCGGGCCTGGGTGCCCATCAGCTGTCTCAGGATCCGAGGAACATTTGGGTTTTCCTAG CTACATCTGGAACCTTGGCTGGCATTATGGGAATGAGATTCTACCACTCTGGAAAATTTATGCCTGCAGGCTTAATTGCGGGTGccag TTTGCTGATGGTCGCCAAACTTGGAATTAGTTTGTTCAGTAGACCCCATCAATCGTAG